In Shouchella patagoniensis, the following are encoded in one genomic region:
- a CDS encoding tartrate dehydrogenase — MKDLTIASIPGDGIGKEVVPQAERLLKAVAELHGGITFDFTSFPWSSDYYVEHGMMMPEDGLEQLKPFDAIFLGAVGNPNLVPDHISLWGLLIKIRREFEQVINIRPAKVLQGIQSPLANPKEFDLLVVRENSEGEYSSSGGRIHSGEDEVAIQNAIFTRKGTERTMRYAFELALKRGKQVTSTTKSNGIIHSMPFWDEVFQEVSKDYEGVRTDSQHIDALAAFFVTKPEQFDVIVASNLFGDILTDIGAAIMGSIGIAPAANINVNGKYPSMFEPVHGSAPDILGKGIANPIGQIWTAKLMLDQFGETELGTHLLESIEKVTSKGIVTPDLGGSHSTEEVTSEIIATLLNKKQYS, encoded by the coding sequence ATGAAGGATTTGACGATTGCAAGTATCCCGGGGGATGGAATTGGCAAAGAAGTCGTGCCACAAGCAGAACGTTTATTGAAAGCGGTTGCGGAATTACACGGGGGGATAACATTTGATTTCACTTCATTTCCATGGAGTTCAGACTATTATGTAGAGCACGGTATGATGATGCCAGAAGACGGTTTGGAACAATTAAAGCCTTTTGATGCCATCTTTTTAGGCGCAGTCGGTAACCCGAATTTGGTTCCAGACCATATATCATTATGGGGCTTACTAATTAAAATTCGACGTGAATTTGAACAAGTAATTAACATAAGACCTGCTAAGGTGCTTCAAGGAATTCAGTCGCCTCTTGCGAATCCAAAAGAGTTTGATTTGCTTGTTGTCCGTGAAAATAGTGAAGGAGAGTATAGTTCTTCAGGTGGACGAATACATAGTGGGGAAGACGAAGTCGCGATTCAAAACGCAATTTTCACACGCAAAGGAACAGAGCGGACGATGCGTTATGCGTTTGAGTTAGCGTTAAAACGAGGGAAACAGGTAACAAGTACGACGAAGTCAAATGGCATTATTCATTCCATGCCGTTTTGGGACGAGGTTTTCCAAGAGGTAAGCAAAGATTATGAAGGAGTACGAACGGATTCACAGCATATTGATGCGTTAGCCGCTTTTTTTGTAACGAAACCAGAGCAGTTTGATGTCATTGTTGCTTCCAATTTATTTGGGGATATACTAACGGACATTGGAGCGGCAATTATGGGAAGCATCGGTATTGCTCCAGCAGCGAATATAAACGTAAATGGCAAGTACCCGTCGATGTTCGAACCTGTTCACGGTTCTGCTCCTGATATTCTTGGCAAAGGCATCGCCAATCCAATAGGTCAAATTTGGACGGCAAAATTAATGCTTGATCAGTTTGGGGAAACCGAGCTTGGCACACATCTGCTTGAATCCATTGAAAAAGTGACAAGCAAAGGGATAGTAACTCCAGATCTCGGTGGTTCTCATTCGACAGAAGAAGTCACTTCAGAAATCATTGCGACCTTATTAAATAAGAAACAGTATTCATAA
- a CDS encoding MerR family transcriptional regulator, with product MLISEVSEKLGLSQDTLRYYERIGLIPRVQRHSSGIRKYTDLDVRRIEFAKCMRAAGLPIEVLIEYVKLYQQGDETVSERKDILVEQREQLLLRLKDMNNTLDRLDYKIERYETMAANQTKTAQEV from the coding sequence ATGCTTATATCTGAAGTAAGTGAGAAGCTAGGTCTTTCTCAAGATACACTACGTTATTATGAACGAATTGGATTAATCCCCCGTGTGCAACGTCATTCAAGTGGAATAAGAAAATACACGGATCTTGATGTGAGACGAATTGAATTCGCTAAATGCATGCGAGCTGCGGGTCTACCAATTGAAGTTTTAATTGAGTACGTTAAATTGTATCAGCAAGGTGATGAAACGGTTAGCGAACGAAAAGATATTTTAGTTGAACAGCGGGAACAGCTCTTATTACGGCTAAAAGACATGAACAATACGCTTGACCGTCTTGACTATAAAATTGAACGTTATGAAACAATGGCAGCAAACCAAACGAAAACCGCTCAAGAAGTGTGA
- a CDS encoding ArsR/SmtB family transcription factor, with translation MSNTKRKQDTCEVFCFDEEKVNRISASLNNENFVPIADIFKALSDETRLKIAYALLQEDELCVCDVANIIRSTTATASHHLRHLRNLGLAKSQKKGKLVFYSLDDDHVRQLVEVAVIHSSEVQGRG, from the coding sequence ATGAGTAACACAAAAAGGAAGCAAGATACATGTGAAGTGTTTTGTTTTGATGAAGAAAAAGTGAATCGAATCTCAGCCAGTTTAAACAACGAAAATTTTGTTCCTATCGCTGATATATTTAAAGCATTATCGGATGAAACGCGACTAAAGATTGCATACGCTTTGTTGCAAGAAGATGAACTATGTGTATGTGACGTTGCGAATATTATTCGTTCAACTACGGCAACAGCTTCCCACCATTTACGGCATTTACGCAACTTAGGTCTTGCCAAAAGCCAGAAAAAAGGCAAGCTGGTTTTTTATTCGTTAGATGATGATCACGTCCGTCAATTAGTTGAAGTTGCAGTTATCCACAGTAGTGAAGTGCAAGGCCGTGGCTGA
- a CDS encoding BCCT family transporter yields MKSTTKVFYISIVISLAFILWGVLAPSNMSEITTSIQSFISSDLGWFYLLSATFYIAVALYLIVSPYGRIKLGKPDEEPEYSYMTWFAFLFTAGMGIGLVFWGSAEPLSHYFIPANAEPGTKQAAAEAMRYSMFHWGIHPWAIYAVVALTLAYFQYRKDEPALFSSTFRPLIGNRVNGVLGKTIDVFVVFATVFGTATSLGFGAAQITAGLRYLFPTLESFSDTVFQLVIILIVTVLFSLSALTGINKGIRILSNLNVRLAVLLMAFILILGPTSYIMGVFTQGIGSYAGNFFGMSFSLDVYDPESSWVQDWTLFYWAWWISWSPFVGAFIARVSRGRTIREFVTGVIALPALFGALWFSVFGGSSMYFENSGAGLFEAMGGGDQPEIALFALLEQFPLTFAVSLITIFLIGSFFVTSADSATVVLGMQTTGGMLNPPNVVKLIWGLVVAGTAAVLLTSPTGLEALQTASIIGALPFAIIIILMIWSLLKELRNEKNILTIDKERIRHERIQLRNQREQLKQQQAKLKQDQEKLKRKQKDNKKDK; encoded by the coding sequence TTGAAGAGTACAACAAAAGTGTTTTATATTTCTATTGTCATTTCTTTAGCCTTTATTTTATGGGGCGTTTTAGCTCCAAGTAATATGTCTGAAATTACGACATCGATTCAGTCGTTTATTTCATCTGATCTCGGCTGGTTCTACTTATTGTCAGCCACTTTTTATATTGCTGTAGCCCTTTATTTAATTGTCAGCCCTTATGGACGGATTAAATTAGGAAAACCTGATGAGGAACCAGAGTATAGTTACATGACTTGGTTTGCTTTTCTATTTACAGCGGGGATGGGAATTGGCCTCGTATTCTGGGGATCAGCTGAACCATTGTCTCATTATTTCATTCCAGCTAATGCAGAACCCGGTACAAAGCAGGCAGCTGCTGAAGCTATGCGGTATTCCATGTTTCACTGGGGCATTCATCCTTGGGCGATTTATGCTGTTGTTGCGTTAACGCTTGCTTATTTCCAATATCGCAAGGACGAGCCAGCATTGTTTAGTTCAACGTTTAGACCATTAATTGGGAACAGAGTAAACGGAGTATTAGGTAAAACGATTGATGTATTTGTTGTTTTTGCAACCGTATTTGGTACAGCAACGTCTCTAGGATTTGGAGCTGCTCAAATTACAGCAGGTCTTCGTTATTTGTTTCCTACATTAGAGTCATTTTCTGATACGGTCTTTCAATTAGTTATTATTTTAATTGTAACAGTCTTATTTAGTCTCTCTGCACTTACAGGAATTAATAAAGGCATTCGGATTCTAAGTAACTTAAATGTGCGACTTGCCGTTCTTCTGATGGCATTTATCCTAATTTTGGGCCCTACTAGTTATATTATGGGTGTTTTCACACAAGGTATTGGTTCTTACGCAGGCAACTTCTTTGGAATGAGTTTTAGCCTTGATGTGTATGACCCAGAATCTTCTTGGGTACAAGATTGGACATTGTTTTACTGGGCTTGGTGGATTTCTTGGTCGCCTTTTGTTGGAGCTTTCATTGCCCGCGTGTCACGTGGACGTACGATTCGCGAATTTGTTACTGGCGTTATTGCTTTACCTGCGTTATTTGGTGCTTTATGGTTCAGTGTATTTGGTGGCTCTTCCATGTACTTTGAAAATTCAGGAGCAGGTCTTTTTGAAGCAATGGGTGGAGGCGACCAACCTGAGATCGCGCTCTTTGCTCTACTGGAGCAGTTTCCGCTTACCTTTGCAGTCTCGTTAATTACAATTTTCTTAATTGGTTCCTTTTTTGTTACATCAGCCGATTCGGCAACCGTTGTTCTCGGTATGCAAACCACGGGCGGGATGCTTAATCCCCCTAATGTCGTTAAACTAATCTGGGGTCTTGTCGTTGCAGGTACTGCTGCGGTTTTACTTACAAGTCCAACAGGTTTAGAAGCCTTACAAACAGCTTCGATTATTGGAGCACTCCCTTTTGCGATTATTATCATTCTCATGATTTGGTCTCTCTTAAAAGAGTTACGAAATGAGAAAAACATCCTTACGATAGATAAAGAACGCATTCGCCATGAACGCATTCAATTACGAAATCAACGAGAACAACTTAAACAGCAACAAGCAAAATTAAAACAAGATCAAGAAAAGTTAAAGCGAAAACAAAAAGATAACAAAAAAGACAAATAA
- a CDS encoding GNAT family N-acetyltransferase yields the protein MLTFLGTPMIETKRLYLRKFTAADTQTVFDHWLSDSRVSDNRVSASHQSVSETRERVKKIIEGYQKKSFCYWAIVLKEGHTLVGEIDLYDFDRSTENCSVSYSIGFMWWNQGYGTEALKAIIDFGFRQMGIHKIEAAHNLDNPASGRMMSKVGMKQEGVIKHMIRNSKNQYKDCAVWGLLQDEYLRLAVKGESAIKRTPKDQTDIIN from the coding sequence ATGCTTACTTTTTTAGGAACGCCAATGATTGAAACAAAACGATTGTATTTAAGGAAATTCACCGCTGCTGATACCCAAACCGTATTTGACCATTGGCTCTCTGATTCTCGAGTGTCAGACAATCGAGTTAGCGCATCTCACCAGTCTGTCTCGGAAACAAGAGAAAGGGTCAAGAAGATTATAGAAGGGTATCAAAAAAAATCTTTTTGTTATTGGGCAATTGTGTTAAAAGAAGGGCACACCTTAGTTGGAGAAATTGATTTATACGATTTTGACCGCAGCACTGAAAACTGTTCGGTTAGTTATTCAATTGGATTTATGTGGTGGAATCAGGGCTATGGAACAGAAGCACTAAAAGCAATCATCGACTTTGGTTTTCGGCAGATGGGTATTCATAAAATCGAGGCTGCACATAATCTCGATAACCCTGCATCTGGAAGAATGATGAGTAAAGTAGGCATGAAACAAGAAGGTGTGATTAAACATATGATTCGTAATTCTAAAAATCAATACAAAGATTGTGCGGTTTGGGGACTGCTCCAAGATGAATATTTAAGGCTAGCTGTAAAAGGAGAATCGGCAATAAAAAGAACGCCTAAAGACCAAACGGACATCATAAACTAA
- a CDS encoding multidrug effflux MFS transporter → MTIEERQMESVHNEPQSRHPKNQLWLAIMLGSLAAFGSLTVDMYLPSFPAIAESFQTDASHVQLSLTATLLGLAGGQLIIGPISDARGRKKPLVFFLFLFIIASLHCFIAPSIWVFIIARCMQGFSASASVVIARAIARDLYSGTSLTQFFSMLMVMTGLSPILAPIIGSTILEAVGWRSVFVVLAFIAVLMVVIICVTFEESLPKSRRTKNNLKQTVHTFWDLVKARMFIGIALAQGFVMAGAFAFVAGSPFLYQTLYGVSPSTYSLLIALNGIGIIIGNQLAGRLAAILPERILLVYGLMLSSFTSFLLTMMFLINAPLVFVVLPVFIMLMCVGVANTTCFSLAMETQGHRAGSAAALMGLLPYLFGATVSPIVGLSVETNAWPMGVMMSSTTLIALAIFLMSGKRMKQKK, encoded by the coding sequence ATGACTATTGAGGAGAGACAGATGGAATCCGTTCATAATGAACCTCAATCAAGACATCCTAAAAATCAGTTATGGTTAGCCATTATGCTTGGGTCACTCGCAGCTTTTGGCTCTCTTACGGTCGACATGTATTTACCGAGTTTTCCTGCGATTGCTGAAAGTTTTCAAACAGACGCTTCACATGTACAGCTTAGTTTAACTGCCACATTACTTGGTCTTGCTGGTGGACAGCTAATCATTGGACCAATTAGTGATGCACGAGGAAGAAAGAAACCGCTTGTGTTTTTCTTGTTTCTTTTCATCATTGCCTCGCTGCATTGTTTTATCGCGCCATCGATTTGGGTCTTTATTATTGCTCGTTGTATGCAAGGCTTTTCTGCTTCTGCTAGTGTTGTTATTGCCCGGGCAATCGCGAGAGATTTGTATTCTGGCACATCGTTAACTCAGTTTTTCTCGATGCTGATGGTCATGACTGGACTCTCACCAATCCTTGCACCTATTATCGGCAGTACAATTTTAGAAGCGGTTGGCTGGAGGAGTGTATTTGTAGTCCTTGCGTTCATTGCGGTGCTCATGGTTGTCATCATCTGCGTAACGTTTGAGGAGTCACTACCAAAATCACGTCGTACTAAAAACAATTTAAAGCAAACAGTGCATACGTTTTGGGATCTTGTTAAAGCGCGAATGTTTATCGGGATTGCACTTGCGCAAGGCTTTGTTATGGCTGGTGCGTTTGCTTTTGTTGCGGGGTCGCCTTTTTTGTACCAGACATTGTACGGCGTGTCTCCTAGTACGTATAGTTTGTTAATTGCTCTTAATGGAATTGGTATCATCATTGGAAACCAACTTGCAGGACGTCTCGCAGCAATCCTGCCCGAGCGAATTTTACTGGTCTATGGACTGATGCTTTCTTCGTTCACAAGCTTCTTACTCACAATGATGTTTTTGATCAATGCGCCACTCGTTTTTGTTGTATTACCAGTCTTTATCATGCTCATGTGTGTTGGTGTTGCAAATACAACCTGTTTCTCTCTTGCAATGGAAACCCAGGGACATCGGGCAGGTAGTGCTGCTGCATTAATGGGATTACTTCCGTACTTGTTTGGTGCAACCGTTTCGCCAATTGTTGGCTTGTCGGTTGAAACAAATGCTTGGCCAATGGGAGTAATGATGAGTAGTACAACACTGATAGCATTGGCTATATTTCTTATGAGTGGGAAGAGAATGAAACAAAAAAAGTGA
- a CDS encoding MerR family transcriptional regulator, whose product MKLTVKLGILRQINQAKGGLKISYRIGAFSKAVRISEHTLRYYEKEGLIVPHRTSSNIRYYTEDDRLWREYILHMKETGMSLQDLKRYSELLRMGDTGVEELTELLIQHRKKVEDK is encoded by the coding sequence ATTAAGCTAACAGTAAAGTTAGGGATTCTAAGGCAAATCAACCAAGCAAAAGGAGGTTTAAAAATATCCTATCGCATTGGCGCGTTTTCTAAAGCCGTTCGGATTAGCGAACATACGCTTAGGTATTATGAAAAAGAAGGATTAATCGTCCCCCATCGCACCTCAAGCAATATTCGTTACTATACAGAGGACGACCGTTTATGGAGAGAGTATATTTTGCATATGAAAGAGACTGGGATGAGCTTACAAGATTTAAAACGCTATTCCGAACTACTTCGCATGGGAGATACGGGGGTTGAAGAACTAACTGAACTTTTAATTCAACACAGAAAAAAAGTAGAAGACAAATAG
- the ggt gene encoding gamma-glutamyltransferase, which yields MKKTSQLFSVLLIFGVSFTSSFPTHAQAGTNTESEYVNPDRDHEGTVDTGDLGMVVTAHPEASEIGADILRNGGNAIDAAGAVHFALNTVEPMMSGIGGGGFLMYYEAEEDQVHILDSRERAPAGATPDMFLDLSQAVTEPGQFLFGAIELNYEEDSQFQISDMTISDLDRSETLFSYHFNGDPGGKLPEAAFGTQLERGTILDDSGLLTFGEPYGTNRSSFLRLEPSMTESKNSELLVRFKLDDPGDDRRMRFWLRSDEFRAGSTYAVNGYGVEIDTKASELKLIRSKSGTSTTLETIPFDESATWQSLRFHLDESEIKARLWEEGETEPDSWMVETVIASALPFSERVESGLSVGIPGSLKGLETASEMWGTMPFSSLIEPSIDLAENGVSVNWVLAEAIKSNESKLKKSNGSEIFFNDEGEPLKEGEPLIQSDLAHTFSLIAEHGSDVFYNGEIGEAIASAVQNAGGSLTLDDFKGYEVSSHEPIWGSYKGYEIATMPPPSSGGLTMLQLLAMSEQLELTGQDVRSTSKYHLLTEMMRLAYADRAMYMGDPEYVDVPKQGLLHEDYIAKRVGQIDVTQASNEGKAGNPWKYEEGEPFASIKQPDDKKEGQTTHFTIADQWGNWVSYTTTIEQVFGSGIVPDGYGIVLNNELTDFDAIPGGVNQVEPGKRPLSSMTPTIVFKDEKPFMTAGSPGGATIISSVTHVLMNTLGYNMTLKDAIEEPRIYTNATAALRHESGIPDDVLQALVNMGHRLEERPVEIGNANSLLYDEKAGIYIGAADSSREGSAIGIQSEAPEKE from the coding sequence ATGAAGAAAACAAGCCAGTTATTCAGCGTTTTATTGATTTTTGGTGTCAGCTTCACCAGCAGCTTTCCTACTCATGCACAAGCTGGAACAAATACTGAGTCAGAGTACGTCAACCCTGATCGTGATCATGAAGGGACCGTTGATACTGGTGACTTAGGTATGGTTGTCACTGCCCACCCAGAAGCATCTGAAATTGGAGCCGACATTCTTAGAAACGGAGGAAATGCAATTGACGCGGCAGGAGCGGTTCATTTTGCACTTAATACCGTTGAACCGATGATGTCAGGAATTGGGGGTGGAGGTTTTCTTATGTATTACGAAGCGGAAGAAGACCAAGTACACATTCTTGACAGCCGTGAACGAGCCCCGGCGGGAGCCACACCTGACATGTTTCTTGATCTTTCTCAAGCTGTAACAGAACCTGGACAATTTTTGTTTGGCGCAATCGAACTGAACTATGAAGAAGACAGTCAGTTTCAAATAAGCGATATGACCATTTCTGATTTAGATCGTAGTGAAACATTGTTTTCTTATCACTTTAACGGTGATCCTGGTGGCAAGTTACCTGAAGCCGCTTTTGGAACTCAATTGGAACGTGGAACCATACTAGACGACAGCGGACTTCTAACATTTGGAGAACCTTATGGAACAAACCGGTCTTCTTTTTTACGACTTGAACCATCTATGACTGAAAGTAAAAACAGTGAGTTACTTGTTCGCTTTAAACTTGACGATCCTGGTGATGACCGTCGCATGCGCTTCTGGCTCCGTTCTGACGAGTTTAGAGCAGGAAGCACCTATGCTGTCAACGGGTACGGTGTTGAAATTGATACGAAAGCAAGTGAATTAAAGCTCATTCGGTCCAAGTCAGGAACATCCACCACATTAGAAACCATTCCTTTTGACGAGTCCGCTACTTGGCAATCTTTACGCTTCCATCTAGACGAAAGCGAAATAAAAGCGCGCCTTTGGGAGGAGGGTGAAACTGAGCCTGATTCATGGATGGTTGAAACAGTCATTGCAAGCGCACTCCCCTTTTCTGAACGAGTTGAGAGTGGTCTTTCTGTCGGTATTCCTGGTTCATTAAAAGGACTTGAGACCGCTTCGGAAATGTGGGGCACAATGCCATTTTCATCATTAATTGAACCATCAATTGACTTAGCAGAGAATGGCGTCAGTGTTAATTGGGTACTGGCTGAAGCCATTAAAAGCAACGAGTCCAAGTTAAAAAAGAGCAACGGCAGTGAGATTTTTTTTAATGATGAAGGGGAACCGTTAAAAGAAGGGGAACCGCTTATTCAATCCGACCTCGCCCATACATTCTCCTTAATTGCCGAACATGGTTCTGATGTGTTCTATAATGGTGAGATTGGCGAAGCCATTGCCTCCGCTGTCCAAAATGCAGGAGGAAGCTTAACGCTCGATGACTTTAAAGGTTACGAAGTGAGCAGTCATGAGCCTATTTGGGGCAGCTACAAAGGATACGAGATCGCGACGATGCCACCACCAAGTTCAGGTGGATTAACGATGTTGCAGCTTTTAGCGATGTCGGAACAACTTGAGTTAACCGGTCAAGACGTTCGTTCTACTTCAAAATATCATCTCCTCACAGAAATGATGCGCCTTGCTTACGCTGACCGTGCGATGTACATGGGTGATCCAGAATATGTTGACGTTCCAAAACAAGGGCTTTTGCATGAAGATTACATTGCTAAACGTGTAGGACAAATTGATGTTACGCAAGCTAGTAATGAAGGAAAAGCTGGTAATCCATGGAAATACGAGGAAGGAGAACCATTCGCTTCTATCAAGCAACCTGATGATAAAAAGGAAGGTCAAACAACCCATTTCACAATTGCAGATCAATGGGGCAATTGGGTTTCTTATACAACAACAATTGAGCAAGTATTTGGTTCTGGGATCGTCCCAGACGGTTATGGGATTGTTCTAAATAATGAACTGACAGATTTTGATGCGATTCCTGGTGGTGTTAATCAAGTAGAACCAGGGAAACGTCCCCTTAGCAGCATGACACCAACCATTGTCTTTAAAGATGAAAAACCATTCATGACTGCTGGTTCTCCAGGTGGTGCGACCATTATTTCGTCGGTTACCCACGTCCTTATGAATACACTTGGTTACAACATGACGTTAAAAGACGCCATTGAAGAACCTCGAATTTATACGAATGCAACAGCTGCACTAAGACACGAATCTGGCATACCTGATGATGTCCTACAAGCATTAGTCAATATGGGGCATAGGCTCGAAGAGAGACCTGTGGAAATTGGCAATGCCAACAGCCTCCTTTATGATGAAAAAGCTGGTATATATATAGGAGCTGCGGATTCCTCTCGTGAAGGGTCAGCAATCGGCATTCAATCAGAAGCTCCAGAAAAGGAGTAA
- a CDS encoding sugar efflux transporter: MLKRFRDLFVIKGFGLFIVCMLLIGTSISITMPYLSLYGTEVLGMSTAAFGVFMAVTSLAGVLANTFIAAYSDSGVDRKWLIVAALLSSAVGYGSYLLFENFFFLLLSVSFFNGFGAAAMPQIFAYAQESANESKSDDKTFAKSTLRSLVSLGFLVGPLVGTLLLATLGYVGLFLATSILFLTIATLVIFFLKNKKMPEGQVAAKKKTSISSLRHKGIALPFVAFIFLFAVNAINGINTPLFIVNELGGSHADVGLVVSICAGLEIPIMLFFGSLGKRISNHRFILFGCVVAVIYFVALGFAAASWQLIVAQLFQATLVAVLMGNGLSYFSDLIPTSPGIAATVYSNGSTLGRLVGSLSSGFIAQVAGFRFVNWVCVAMVTVAFLLLQKTSTVKEVQHQEVEKQSI, from the coding sequence TTGCTTAAACGGTTTAGGGATTTGTTTGTCATTAAAGGGTTTGGGTTGTTTATTGTCTGCATGCTTTTAATTGGCACAAGTATTTCAATTACGATGCCTTATCTATCTTTATATGGTACGGAAGTACTTGGCATGAGTACGGCTGCATTTGGCGTTTTTATGGCGGTGACGTCTCTTGCGGGAGTCCTTGCAAACACATTTATTGCTGCATACTCTGATAGCGGAGTTGACCGGAAGTGGCTTATTGTTGCAGCGTTGCTCTCATCAGCGGTAGGCTATGGATCGTATTTATTATTTGAAAACTTCTTTTTTTTGTTGCTTTCTGTGAGCTTTTTTAACGGCTTTGGAGCTGCGGCAATGCCACAAATCTTTGCGTATGCACAAGAGTCTGCAAATGAAAGCAAGTCAGACGATAAAACATTTGCAAAATCAACGTTACGCTCGCTCGTTTCATTAGGATTTCTCGTAGGACCGTTGGTTGGTACACTGTTGCTCGCAACGCTCGGTTATGTTGGATTGTTTCTAGCAACGTCAATCCTTTTCTTGACGATTGCTACGTTAGTGATCTTTTTTTTGAAAAACAAAAAAATGCCGGAGGGGCAAGTTGCTGCGAAGAAAAAAACAAGTATTTCCTCTTTGCGTCATAAAGGAATTGCCTTGCCGTTTGTTGCATTTATTTTTTTATTTGCGGTTAATGCCATTAATGGGATAAACACGCCACTCTTTATTGTAAATGAACTAGGGGGCAGTCATGCTGATGTCGGATTGGTTGTCAGTATTTGTGCTGGACTAGAAATTCCGATCATGCTGTTTTTTGGATCCTTAGGTAAGCGAATCAGCAATCATCGCTTTATTTTATTCGGTTGCGTGGTAGCCGTCATTTATTTTGTTGCTTTAGGCTTTGCGGCCGCTTCCTGGCAGCTCATTGTCGCTCAACTATTTCAAGCGACACTCGTCGCGGTTTTGATGGGAAATGGATTAAGTTACTTTAGTGATTTAATACCAACGTCTCCTGGAATCGCCGCGACTGTCTATTCAAATGGGTCAACTTTAGGAAGGCTAGTTGGCAGCTTAAGTAGTGGGTTCATTGCACAAGTTGCTGGTTTTCGTTTCGTTAATTGGGTCTGTGTGGCGATGGTCACTGTTGCGTTTTTACTTTTACAGAAAACATCGACAGTCAAGGAGGTGCAGCACCAAGAGGTGGAGAAGCAGTCTATATAA